In a single window of the Hoyosella subflava DQS3-9A1 genome:
- the rpmB gene encoding 50S ribosomal protein L28, with protein sequence MAAVCDVCGKGPGFGKSVSHSHVRTSRRWDPNIQTVRAEVAPGNRKRINACTSCIKAGKVVRA encoded by the coding sequence ATGGCTGCCGTTTGCGATGTCTGTGGCAAGGGACCTGGCTTCGGTAAGTCAGTCTCACACTCGCACGTGCGTACCAGCCGTCGCTGGGACCCGAACATCCAGACCGTTCGCGCCGAAGTTGCCCCCGGCAACCGGAAGCGGATCAACGCCTGCACCTCGTGCATCAAGGCAGGTAAGGTCGTTCGCGCCTAA
- a CDS encoding uracil-DNA glycosylase, with protein MAPRPLHEVVEAGWADALAPVTQNIADIGEFLRAENAAGRGYLPSGQNVLRAFQQPFAEVRVLIVGQDPYPTPGHAIGLSFSVAPEVRPLPKSLTNIYKEYCADLGYPPPTSGDLTPWSKSGVLLLNRVLTVRPGDPASHRGKGWEAVTEQAIRALVDRHEPMVAILWGRDAMSLKPMLEDVPTIESAHPSPLSASRGFFGSKPFSRANEELLDLGAEPIDWRLP; from the coding sequence ATGGCGCCACGACCGTTGCACGAAGTAGTGGAAGCAGGGTGGGCTGACGCACTCGCCCCGGTCACGCAGAATATTGCCGACATCGGGGAGTTCTTACGCGCCGAGAACGCTGCTGGCCGCGGATATCTTCCGAGCGGACAGAATGTGCTGCGCGCGTTCCAGCAGCCGTTCGCAGAGGTGAGGGTGCTGATCGTGGGGCAGGATCCATATCCGACCCCCGGCCATGCAATCGGGTTGAGCTTCTCTGTGGCGCCGGAAGTGCGCCCGCTTCCAAAAAGCCTCACAAACATTTACAAGGAGTATTGCGCCGACCTGGGTTACCCTCCACCCACCTCAGGCGATCTCACCCCCTGGTCGAAAAGTGGCGTGCTGCTGTTGAACAGAGTGCTGACGGTCCGTCCGGGCGATCCTGCTTCACATCGGGGAAAAGGCTGGGAAGCGGTGACTGAGCAAGCGATCCGTGCACTCGTTGACCGCCATGAGCCCATGGTGGCTATCTTGTGGGGCCGCGATGCGATGAGCCTGAAGCCGATGCTCGAGGATGTGCCCACTATCGAATCGGCGCATCCGTCCCCGCTGTCCGCCTCACGGGGGTTCTTCGGCTCGAAGCCCTTCAGCCGCGCGAACGAGGAACTTCTCGATCTAGGCGCGGAGCCAATCGACTGGCGTTTGCCGTAG
- a CDS encoding pyruvate carboxylase, with product MFSKVLVANRGEIAIRAFRASYELGAGTVAVFPYEDRNSVHRLKADESYQIGEPGHPVRAYLSVDEIIQAAKHAGADAIYPGYGFLSENPDLATACAEEGIKFVGPPVEVLELAGNKARAIAAARAAGLPVLASSEPGSDIDTLLAAADDMEFPIFVKAVAGGGGRGMRRVDSRPQLREAIEQAQREAESAFGDATVFLEQAVVNPRHIEVQILADEAGNVIHLFERDCSVQRRHQKVVELAPAPNLPAELRDQICADAVAFAKEIGYSCAGTVEFLLDERGKHVFIEMNPRIQVEHTVTEEVTDVDLVQSQLRIASGETLADLGLSQDSVVLRGAAMQCRITTEDPANGFRPDTGRVTGYRTPGGAGVRLDGGTMLGAEVGAYFDSMLVKLTCRGRDFGTAVRRARRALAEFRIRGVATNIPFLQGLLDDPDFRAGNVTTSFIEERPHLLTLHTPADRGTRMLRYLADVTVNKPHGERPVRIDPRTKLPELDRETAIPDGSRQRLLHLGPEGFATALREQKALAVTETTFRDAHQSLLATRIRTRDLLGVADHVARLTPELFSIEAWGGATYDVALRFLHEDPWERLAKLREAIPNICIQMLLRGRNTVGYTPYPESVTRSFVDEATRTGIDIFRIFDALNNVDQMRPAIDAVRETGTAIAEVALSYTGDLADPGENLYTLDYYLRLAEEAVEAGAHIIAIKDMAGLLRAPAAEKLVSALRSNFDLPVHVHTHDTPGGQLATYLAAWQAGADAVDGAAASLAGTTSQPALSAIVAAARNTERDTGIDLDAVCDLEPYWEAVRKVYKPFESGLPSPTGRVYKHEIPGGQLSNLRQQAIALGLGDRFEQIEEAYAAADRLLGRLVKVTPSSKVVGDLALHLVGADVSIDQFKNDPGSFDVPDSVIGFLRGELGDPPGGWPEPFRTKALEGRSPAKPAPELSSEDEALLHGDDAKARRATLNRLLFPVPAREFREHRDEYGDTSLLSSGQFFYGLRHGEENQVSLEPGVTLLFGLEAISEPDERGMRTVMCTINGQLRPVKVRDLSVASEVPSSEKADKNNPDHLPAPFAGVVTVSVSEGESVKAGHTIATIEAMKMEASITAQKSGTVKRVAISPVQQVEGGDLIAVIESAKSE from the coding sequence ATGTTTTCGAAAGTGCTCGTCGCTAACCGGGGCGAGATCGCAATCAGGGCCTTCAGGGCTTCCTACGAACTCGGCGCAGGCACCGTCGCCGTCTTTCCGTATGAGGACCGCAACTCTGTGCACCGGCTCAAGGCGGACGAAAGTTACCAGATCGGTGAGCCAGGCCATCCGGTGCGGGCCTACCTTTCAGTCGACGAAATCATCCAGGCCGCGAAGCACGCTGGTGCCGACGCGATCTACCCCGGTTATGGCTTCCTCTCAGAGAATCCTGACCTTGCGACTGCGTGTGCTGAAGAAGGCATCAAGTTTGTCGGCCCGCCGGTTGAGGTGCTTGAACTTGCCGGGAACAAAGCGCGCGCGATCGCAGCTGCCCGAGCTGCTGGTCTACCGGTGCTGGCATCCTCGGAACCCGGAAGTGATATCGACACCCTGCTTGCCGCGGCAGACGACATGGAGTTTCCAATCTTCGTGAAAGCTGTGGCGGGTGGTGGCGGACGTGGCATGCGGCGGGTTGACTCCCGGCCGCAGCTCAGGGAAGCCATCGAACAGGCGCAGCGTGAAGCTGAGTCGGCTTTCGGTGACGCTACGGTCTTCCTCGAGCAGGCTGTAGTCAATCCCCGCCACATCGAGGTTCAGATCCTCGCGGACGAGGCGGGGAACGTCATCCACCTGTTCGAGCGTGACTGTTCGGTACAGCGCCGCCATCAGAAGGTCGTCGAACTGGCCCCGGCACCGAACCTGCCTGCTGAACTTCGGGACCAGATCTGCGCGGACGCGGTGGCGTTCGCGAAGGAGATTGGCTACTCCTGCGCGGGCACTGTTGAGTTCCTGCTGGACGAGCGCGGCAAGCACGTTTTCATCGAGATGAACCCGCGCATCCAGGTCGAGCACACTGTGACTGAAGAAGTGACCGACGTCGATCTGGTGCAGTCGCAGCTGCGCATCGCGAGCGGCGAGACCCTCGCGGACCTGGGCCTCTCCCAGGATTCGGTGGTGCTGCGCGGCGCGGCCATGCAATGCCGGATCACGACCGAGGACCCAGCGAATGGTTTCCGGCCCGATACTGGCCGCGTCACGGGATACCGGACCCCAGGCGGTGCCGGTGTCCGCCTTGATGGGGGAACGATGCTCGGCGCCGAGGTTGGCGCCTACTTCGACTCGATGCTCGTCAAGCTCACCTGCCGGGGACGTGATTTTGGGACTGCTGTACGCCGCGCGCGACGTGCGCTAGCGGAGTTCCGCATCCGTGGTGTCGCCACGAACATCCCGTTCCTTCAGGGACTGCTCGACGACCCAGACTTCCGGGCGGGCAATGTGACCACCTCGTTCATCGAGGAACGTCCGCACCTGTTGACTCTTCACACCCCCGCCGACCGCGGTACGCGAATGCTGCGCTATCTCGCCGACGTAACGGTGAACAAGCCACACGGTGAACGCCCGGTCCGGATCGACCCGCGCACCAAACTGCCGGAGCTCGACAGAGAAACCGCGATCCCGGATGGATCCCGGCAGCGGCTTCTGCACCTCGGTCCAGAGGGTTTCGCGACCGCGCTGCGCGAGCAGAAAGCGCTCGCGGTTACGGAGACAACATTCCGCGACGCACATCAGTCGTTGCTCGCCACCCGTATCCGGACGCGTGACCTGCTTGGGGTCGCTGACCACGTCGCGCGGCTGACACCTGAGCTGTTCAGCATCGAGGCGTGGGGCGGAGCCACATACGACGTCGCGCTGCGCTTCCTGCACGAAGATCCGTGGGAACGGCTGGCGAAGCTACGGGAGGCGATTCCGAACATCTGCATCCAGATGCTGCTGCGTGGGCGCAACACGGTCGGTTACACGCCGTATCCCGAGTCAGTGACACGCTCATTCGTCGACGAGGCGACGCGAACAGGGATCGACATCTTCCGAATCTTCGACGCGCTCAACAACGTTGACCAGATGCGTCCCGCGATCGACGCGGTGCGTGAAACAGGCACGGCGATCGCGGAAGTCGCGCTCAGCTACACCGGGGACCTTGCTGACCCGGGCGAGAATCTCTACACGCTCGACTACTACCTGCGTCTTGCGGAAGAGGCGGTAGAAGCAGGGGCCCACATCATCGCGATCAAAGACATGGCCGGTCTGCTTCGAGCTCCTGCTGCGGAGAAGCTCGTTTCGGCATTGCGGTCAAACTTCGATCTGCCCGTTCACGTTCACACCCATGACACTCCCGGCGGCCAGCTCGCTACCTATCTGGCTGCGTGGCAGGCCGGTGCGGACGCTGTCGACGGGGCCGCTGCGTCCCTCGCGGGCACCACCAGTCAGCCGGCTCTCTCCGCGATCGTCGCGGCGGCGCGCAACACCGAGCGTGACACGGGTATCGATCTGGATGCTGTCTGCGATCTCGAACCGTACTGGGAGGCCGTCCGCAAGGTCTACAAGCCCTTCGAGTCTGGCCTCCCGTCACCGACGGGCCGCGTGTATAAGCACGAGATTCCCGGTGGTCAGCTGTCGAACTTGCGGCAGCAGGCAATCGCACTGGGCCTCGGTGACCGGTTCGAACAGATCGAGGAGGCGTACGCGGCGGCTGACCGGCTCCTAGGCCGCCTCGTCAAGGTGACTCCATCGTCGAAAGTCGTTGGAGACCTGGCGCTGCACCTCGTGGGCGCGGATGTATCGATCGACCAGTTCAAGAATGATCCCGGCTCCTTCGACGTCCCCGACTCGGTTATCGGGTTCCTGAGGGGTGAGCTGGGCGATCCGCCCGGCGGGTGGCCCGAGCCGTTCCGTACGAAGGCGCTGGAAGGGCGATCTCCCGCGAAGCCCGCGCCTGAGCTGTCGTCCGAGGATGAAGCGCTGCTGCATGGCGATGACGCCAAGGCTCGTCGCGCCACGCTGAACCGGCTGCTCTTCCCAGTGCCAGCACGCGAGTTCCGTGAGCATCGCGACGAATACGGCGACACCTCCTTGCTGTCGAGTGGGCAGTTCTTCTATGGCCTGCGTCATGGCGAGGAAAACCAGGTCAGCCTCGAGCCCGGTGTCACACTGCTTTTCGGGCTCGAAGCGATCTCCGAACCTGATGAGCGCGGCATGCGCACGGTGATGTGCACCATCAACGGACAGTTGCGTCCAGTCAAGGTGCGCGACCTGTCGGTAGCGAGTGAAGTGCCGTCATCGGAGAAAGCTGACAAGAACAACCCTGATCACCTTCCCGCCCCGTTCGCCGGCGTCGTCACTGTGTCGGTATCCGAAGGGGAGTCGGTAAAGGCGGGCCACACCATCGCGACCATCGAGGCGATGAAGATGGAAGCTTCGATCACCGCGCAGAAGTCGGGCACCGTCAAGCGTGTGGCGATTAGTCCTGTTCAGCAAGTGGAAGGTGGAGATCTGATCGCGGTCATTGAGTCCGCAAAGTCAGAGTGA
- a CDS encoding DAK2 domain-containing protein, with amino-acid sequence MADELTTLDAHALLRWAAACVSGLERRRDEINVLNVFPIADSDTGTNLHFTMAAALRAAEQANGGAEPTVQDLATALARGAVAGARGNSGVILSQVLRGVAEASSERSIDGNVLKDALEAALDLVSKSLFNVVEGTVVTVLRGAAQAARASDECALADVTRAAADGAASALEQTPGQLSVLSQAGVVDAGGLGLVVILDALVGVVTGDEPQRPRFTVRATVGDTTPSASAIAPATDARPVEHIHEYATGDAEYEVMYLLDGSSDPAADALREKLSDLGDSVVVVGDGSGVWSVHVHSADPGAAIEVGLAAGKPRDIRITAFAPDQQVSFAATPTRPLVRMVLALVTGGDAAELFESEGATVLRTGGMASPQELLDAILALRADEVFVLPNGLIKAEELVAVSTQARQLGHPAVLLPTSSMVQGLAALAVHDPSRVASDDSYAMAAAAAATRWGSVRRADTRALTMAGVCEPGDCLGLVGHEVLVINEDLAVATAQLADLMLAAGGELVTVLAGQDGARTYLADSLEKHIKKVHPGIDLMVYPGGQDDDILQIGVE; translated from the coding sequence GTGGCAGATGAGCTCACAACACTCGATGCGCACGCGTTGCTGCGCTGGGCGGCGGCGTGTGTGAGTGGACTGGAACGTCGCCGGGATGAGATCAACGTGCTCAATGTCTTCCCGATCGCCGATTCAGATACCGGCACAAATCTGCATTTCACCATGGCCGCGGCGCTGCGCGCTGCGGAGCAGGCCAACGGGGGCGCTGAACCGACAGTCCAGGATCTCGCTACCGCCCTGGCGCGGGGCGCTGTGGCCGGCGCGCGCGGGAACTCGGGAGTGATTCTTTCCCAAGTCCTGAGGGGTGTAGCTGAGGCCTCCTCGGAACGCTCCATCGACGGCAACGTCTTGAAGGATGCATTGGAGGCAGCTCTCGATCTCGTGAGCAAGTCGCTGTTCAACGTGGTGGAGGGGACTGTCGTTACGGTGCTGCGGGGTGCCGCGCAGGCGGCACGTGCGAGTGACGAGTGCGCACTCGCTGACGTCACGCGGGCGGCAGCGGATGGTGCGGCATCCGCGCTGGAACAGACTCCAGGCCAGCTGTCGGTCCTCAGTCAGGCCGGTGTAGTTGACGCAGGCGGACTCGGACTGGTGGTCATCCTCGATGCGCTCGTCGGAGTCGTGACAGGCGACGAACCGCAGCGGCCTCGTTTCACTGTTCGGGCGACGGTCGGGGACACCACACCCTCCGCATCCGCGATCGCTCCTGCGACTGACGCACGACCGGTCGAGCACATCCACGAGTACGCCACTGGAGACGCGGAGTACGAGGTCATGTACCTGCTCGACGGAAGTTCGGACCCCGCCGCCGATGCGTTGCGTGAGAAATTGTCAGACCTAGGTGATTCAGTAGTCGTCGTGGGTGACGGGTCCGGTGTCTGGTCGGTACATGTGCATAGCGCTGATCCGGGCGCAGCGATAGAGGTGGGGCTCGCTGCGGGAAAGCCGCGCGACATCCGGATCACCGCGTTCGCGCCCGATCAGCAAGTGTCGTTTGCTGCGACACCTACTAGGCCGCTGGTCCGCATGGTCCTGGCGCTGGTGACGGGAGGTGACGCCGCGGAACTTTTCGAAAGCGAGGGCGCCACCGTCTTGCGCACCGGAGGGATGGCATCGCCACAGGAACTGCTCGATGCGATCCTCGCTCTGCGTGCCGATGAGGTCTTTGTGCTGCCGAACGGTCTGATCAAGGCCGAGGAACTCGTGGCGGTAAGTACGCAGGCACGTCAGTTAGGCCACCCAGCAGTGCTGCTTCCGACCTCCAGCATGGTGCAGGGCCTCGCCGCGCTCGCGGTACACGACCCCTCGCGGGTGGCTTCCGATGATTCTTATGCCATGGCTGCCGCTGCAGCAGCAACGCGGTGGGGCTCGGTGCGCAGAGCGGACACTCGCGCACTGACGATGGCCGGCGTCTGCGAACCAGGAGATTGTCTCGGTCTCGTAGGTCACGAAGTGCTGGTCATCAACGAAGATCTGGCCGTCGCGACCGCACAACTCGCAGATCTCATGCTTGCGGCGGGCGGCGAGCTTGTCACCGTGCTTGCGGGCCAGGATGGGGCTAGAACATACCTTGCAGATTCGCTGGAGAAGCACATCAAAAAAGTGCACCCCGGTATCGACCTCATGGTTTATCCCGGCGGCCAAGATGATGACATCCTGCAGATCGGTGTGGAGTAG
- a CDS encoding PucR family transcriptional regulator, producing MPSEGEFSGEAERRRLAELIGRELPRIANAATDQILSDVAGYRESAVPNLRREVLTHVLDVFDIFVRALKEGLEPRADRFRVTADQAMRRVTQGISMPDFLRAFRVAQITLWESIRQLTAEQPDLRFAASEAVSAIMEVIEVGTTAAAEAYLEAERFLVADATSAARDLIDDLLAGQQPVTGPRQAALRTAGLSAGSVIVVVAGRVVGYSGERNTLVRVLGKAATTYPHGLLAMRRNEIVGVLPAPIQRGIGGVLRDLRRVADKARAGGVELALGVSTPLTGLDAAPPGYCEAKFALGALHGRPGIQALGELTTFDYLVSRDDPIARRLISPQVRGFVEKDLAGDRMYIDTLLAYVEANLNAKAAADALYVHSNTAYYRLERIAERTGKDLRAFSEVLDLLVAIKLLAPA from the coding sequence ATGCCCTCTGAAGGTGAGTTTTCCGGGGAAGCGGAGCGACGCCGCCTCGCGGAATTGATCGGACGCGAACTCCCGAGGATCGCGAATGCGGCAACAGATCAGATTCTCAGTGACGTGGCGGGTTACCGGGAGAGCGCCGTTCCCAACCTGCGCAGGGAAGTCTTGACCCACGTCCTGGACGTTTTTGACATCTTTGTTCGAGCTCTTAAGGAAGGGCTCGAACCGCGGGCCGACCGGTTTCGCGTCACGGCGGATCAAGCGATGCGGCGCGTGACGCAGGGCATCTCAATGCCTGACTTTCTGCGGGCCTTCCGTGTTGCGCAGATCACCTTGTGGGAGTCGATCAGACAACTCACGGCGGAACAGCCAGACCTGCGTTTCGCTGCGTCGGAAGCCGTGAGCGCGATTATGGAGGTGATTGAGGTCGGGACAACCGCAGCTGCTGAGGCATACCTCGAAGCTGAGCGGTTTCTGGTCGCGGATGCCACGAGTGCTGCACGTGATCTCATCGATGATTTGCTCGCTGGCCAGCAGCCCGTGACCGGGCCTCGCCAGGCAGCGTTGCGCACCGCGGGACTCAGCGCAGGAAGCGTGATCGTGGTTGTCGCGGGACGCGTCGTCGGGTACAGCGGTGAGCGGAACACGCTGGTGCGTGTGCTCGGGAAAGCTGCCACAACCTATCCGCACGGACTGCTTGCTATGCGACGCAACGAGATCGTCGGTGTCTTGCCGGCCCCAATACAGCGGGGTATAGGTGGGGTTCTGCGTGACCTTCGCCGCGTCGCGGATAAGGCGCGCGCAGGCGGCGTCGAACTTGCCCTGGGCGTAAGCACGCCGCTGACTGGCCTGGACGCAGCACCTCCCGGCTACTGTGAGGCAAAGTTCGCGCTGGGGGCACTGCACGGGAGGCCGGGGATTCAGGCGCTCGGCGAACTCACCACCTTCGACTATCTTGTCTCCCGCGATGACCCGATCGCACGTCGGCTTATTTCACCGCAGGTCCGGGGATTCGTCGAGAAGGATCTAGCCGGCGACCGCATGTACATCGATACGCTGCTGGCGTACGTCGAGGCGAACCTGAACGCGAAAGCAGCTGCGGACGCGCTCTACGTTCACAGCAACACCGCCTACTACCGCCTCGAACGCATCGCGGAACGAACCGGCAAGGACTTGCGCGCCTTTAGCGAGGTACTCGACCTTCTCGTCGCGATCAAACTTCTCGCCCCGGCCTAG
- a CDS encoding MaoC family dehydratase, giving the protein MYLTTPAALKDHIGASLGTSSWTTVTQDQIDQFAEATGDTQWIHTDPERAKSGPFGTTIAHGYLTLSLIPGVLYEVLEFEELGAALNYGLNRVRFPAPVPVGSEIRSDVSVVGVKTRGGMIEAVLAIIMKRRGHDTPVCVAEAVVLYS; this is encoded by the coding sequence ATGTACCTCACGACGCCCGCAGCCCTGAAGGACCACATCGGAGCCAGCCTCGGCACAAGCAGCTGGACCACAGTCACCCAGGACCAGATTGATCAATTCGCCGAGGCTACCGGTGACACCCAATGGATCCACACCGATCCTGAGCGAGCCAAGTCAGGTCCGTTCGGCACGACGATCGCGCATGGATACCTGACGCTGTCGCTGATCCCCGGGGTTCTGTACGAAGTACTGGAATTCGAGGAGCTTGGTGCTGCCCTGAACTACGGGCTCAACCGGGTACGCTTCCCGGCCCCTGTTCCGGTGGGCAGCGAGATCAGGTCCGACGTCTCGGTCGTCGGAGTGAAAACTCGGGGAGGAATGATCGAGGCGGTGCTTGCGATCATAATGAAACGGCGGGGACACGACACCCCCGTGTGCGTCGCTGAAGCAGTGGTTCTGTATTCCTGA
- the recG gene encoding ATP-dependent DNA helicase RecG, which produces MEAAVSLTDRLDGLLGRGVSAKLENEFGITSVAHLLQHYPRRYARGGMPLGEDEAQAGDHITVVATIARVDEIRMKPPKKGSFLKVTLHADTQQLEATFFNPKVLRHVMKPGKKMMFSGTVGFFRKNMQLTHPSYLELRETADAESVRGSGQLAELARAAQKADSDIESDLLRDIIPIYPSTKNIQSWEIWSCVRIVLDQLAPLPEMLPEGVVTQNQLLSYDQAIRLIHLPDSEADFRNAQDRLRFDEALLMQLILAQQRVTESRRSAPPMTAKAEGIAARFDTNLPFTLTGGQRAAGETIAERIAQPAPMNVLLQGEVGSGKTIVALRAMLQAIDAGYQCALLAPTEVLATQHYRSLRSMLGALGQGGELGADDYATGVVLLTGSMTVSQRKTALLKIVTGDAGLVIGTHALIQDTVEFFNLGLVVIDEQHRFGVEQRDHLRGKAQAGKTPHMLVMTATPIPRTIAMTVFGALEVITLRELPRGRSPISTKVLALSASRKWLPRVWERIVEEAAQGRQAYVVCSRIGDDESGSAGNGSEAPSTTAVVDMFGYLRSGPLAELRVGLLHGRLPADEKDRVMRDFSAGEIDVLVCTTVIEVGVDVPNATVMAIVDADRFGVSQLHQLRGRVGRGAHAGLCILMSEAAEGSSALHRLSAVAATTDGFRLAELDLQQRREGDVLGSAQSGTRSSLKLLSLLDHGAVIEKARDIADAMVTDDPELARAPQLAAMVNAIGDGAGIDYLDMT; this is translated from the coding sequence GTGGAGGCAGCAGTATCTCTCACGGACCGGCTGGACGGGCTGCTCGGACGCGGGGTATCGGCCAAACTCGAGAACGAGTTCGGGATCACTAGCGTTGCCCACCTTCTCCAGCACTATCCGCGCCGCTACGCGCGCGGCGGCATGCCCCTCGGCGAAGACGAAGCACAAGCGGGCGACCACATCACGGTGGTCGCGACGATCGCTCGCGTGGACGAGATCCGCATGAAACCTCCCAAGAAGGGCAGCTTCTTGAAGGTGACGCTGCACGCTGACACACAGCAACTCGAAGCGACGTTCTTCAACCCCAAGGTTCTCAGGCACGTCATGAAGCCCGGGAAGAAGATGATGTTCTCCGGCACCGTCGGCTTCTTTCGCAAAAACATGCAGCTCACCCATCCGAGTTACCTCGAGCTGCGAGAGACCGCAGACGCTGAGAGCGTGCGCGGTAGCGGCCAGCTTGCTGAGCTGGCCAGGGCAGCACAGAAAGCGGACAGCGACATCGAATCCGATCTGTTGCGGGACATAATCCCCATCTACCCCTCGACGAAGAACATTCAGAGCTGGGAGATCTGGAGCTGCGTCCGAATCGTGCTGGACCAGCTTGCGCCCCTTCCCGAAATGCTCCCCGAAGGGGTTGTCACTCAGAATCAGCTGCTTTCGTACGACCAGGCGATCCGGCTGATCCACCTCCCTGACTCGGAAGCGGACTTCCGAAATGCGCAGGACCGCCTGCGTTTCGACGAAGCATTGCTGATGCAGCTGATTCTGGCCCAGCAGCGGGTCACGGAATCCCGGCGATCCGCGCCTCCGATGACCGCAAAAGCGGAGGGAATCGCCGCGCGTTTCGACACGAACCTCCCCTTCACGCTTACCGGAGGGCAGCGGGCGGCGGGTGAAACCATCGCGGAGAGAATCGCGCAGCCCGCACCGATGAACGTGCTGCTGCAGGGTGAGGTGGGTTCAGGTAAGACGATCGTCGCGTTGCGTGCGATGCTCCAGGCGATTGATGCTGGCTATCAGTGTGCGCTCTTGGCGCCCACCGAAGTGCTTGCCACCCAGCATTATCGCTCGTTACGGTCGATGCTTGGCGCGCTTGGGCAGGGCGGGGAACTAGGCGCGGATGACTACGCGACGGGTGTCGTCCTGCTGACCGGGTCCATGACCGTTTCGCAGCGTAAGACCGCGCTGCTGAAGATCGTCACGGGCGACGCGGGCCTCGTCATCGGCACCCACGCTCTCATTCAGGACACTGTCGAGTTCTTCAACCTGGGGCTGGTGGTGATTGATGAACAGCACCGGTTCGGCGTGGAGCAGCGGGACCATCTGCGCGGGAAAGCCCAGGCCGGGAAGACACCGCACATGCTGGTGATGACGGCAACGCCTATTCCGCGGACGATCGCGATGACAGTGTTCGGAGCACTGGAGGTCATCACCTTGCGTGAGCTTCCCCGCGGCCGCAGCCCAATCAGTACCAAGGTGCTGGCGTTGTCAGCGTCACGCAAATGGCTCCCGCGAGTGTGGGAGCGGATTGTGGAAGAAGCCGCGCAAGGCAGACAAGCCTATGTGGTGTGTTCCCGCATTGGTGACGACGAGAGCGGGTCTGCGGGAAACGGCAGCGAGGCCCCGTCGACCACAGCTGTTGTCGACATGTTCGGCTATCTGCGTTCGGGTCCGCTCGCGGAGTTGCGTGTCGGGCTTCTGCATGGGCGTCTGCCCGCAGATGAAAAGGACCGCGTGATGCGTGATTTCTCAGCAGGTGAGATCGATGTCCTAGTGTGTACAACGGTGATCGAGGTGGGGGTGGATGTGCCGAACGCCACAGTCATGGCTATTGTGGACGCAGACCGGTTCGGCGTCAGTCAGCTGCACCAGCTGCGTGGCAGGGTTGGCCGTGGTGCGCACGCGGGATTGTGCATTCTGATGAGTGAGGCGGCGGAGGGATCCTCTGCTTTGCATCGATTGAGTGCCGTGGCGGCTACTACCGACGGCTTCCGGCTCGCGGAACTGGACCTTCAGCAGCGACGCGAAGGTGATGTTCTGGGGTCTGCTCAGTCCGGTACGCGGAGCAGCCTCAAACTGCTTTCTCTTCTCGACCACGGGGCTGTGATCGAGAAGGCTCGCGACATCGCAGATGCAATGGTCACGGACGACCCCGAGCTTGCTCGAGCACCGCAGCTCGCCGCGATGGTCAACGCGATAGGCGACGGTGCTGGAATCGACTATCTCGACATGACCTGA